The Pocillopora verrucosa isolate sample1 chromosome 14, ASM3666991v2, whole genome shotgun sequence genome has a segment encoding these proteins:
- the LOC131795069 gene encoding uncharacterized protein: MPYQGGRYLPPIATPIQTTYQKDYVSQSVEPPKSFKFRSISNLPPINYSNYRNVSKSTKYRDEYQGTFGPAAPSAKPPPYDYPSEDPIGVSTYKANFRETNFPRQGPHPTSPLRKNNPHPKTMTNAFNYPNRGYWVWPHRLQPIKFQ, from the exons ATGCCATACCAAGGCGGGAGATATCTACCTCCCATAG CAACTCCAATTCAGACAACATATCAGAAGGACtacgtcagtcagtcagtggaACCCCCAAAATCCTTTAAATTCAGATCTATCAGCAACTTAC ctcCGATTAACTATTCAAATTATCGTAATGTAAGCAAATCAACGAAGTACAGGGACGAGTACCAAGGAACTTTTGGGCCAGCAGCTCCGAGCGCCAA GCCACCCCCATACGACTACCCTTCAGAGGACCCTATTGGGGTATCGACTTACAAAGCGAATTTTAGAGAGACCAACTTTCCAAGACAAGGTCCTCACCCCACTTCACCACTGCGGAAAAACAATCCACACCCAAAAACCATGACCAATGCGTTTAATTACCCGAACAGG GGTTATTGGGTATGGCCACACAGACTGCAACcaataaaatttcaataa